In Glycine soja cultivar W05 chromosome 10, ASM419377v2, whole genome shotgun sequence, the genomic stretch CTTCCCCAACTGATAGTGATCTATGATGGTGTCAGTGTTCAAGATAATTGCATGCCCTCTTGTTTTCTCCACTGCCACTGCGAAGTCTTGGATCCACTTTTTGTCAGCACCTCCAGAGATGAAAATGTACCTGTCCCCAGTGACCTAATTcacattcaaaacaaaattaagtaCATGAATAGATAATTTCCTCATATCAATCTCCATTATATATCACTAAtatctttcttttatatatatatatatatatatatatatatatatatatatataaatggttAAAGGTGTAACAACTACTGTGCCTTGCTTCACCTGTTGTATTCCAAGATTTGCTTTCTTTGTAGCGTCCCAAAACCACTTCCATTTTAGAGTAAGATCAATACCATCAATTTTCCTAAAAGGAAACGCGTCGATCCCCCATTGGAAAATCAAGTCCATTGCATCTTCATTCATTCTGTCACCAAGAGGGGTGAGCACTGGGGCAATAGGTTTTCCCAAGTAATTGAATTTCTCTTTTATTAGGTCCGTGCCTGGTAACTCAGTGAAGAACTCCACTGCATACCATTTGATGGTAttcttcaaaatattgaatttgtGTTTTTGCTTGTCGTCCCAGGTATCCACAATGGGGATCCACAAAATCTTGAAATCCcctttcttgtaattttttactACTTCATTTGGATTCTCCTGCAATCTATCATGGATTGTATTCAAAAGTGAAATCTCATCTTCAATCTTGTCGAGGCTTGAAATGAACAACAAGACATATTTCTGATTGAAGACTTCAATATCCTGTTTGAAACATATgtataacaaaaaagaaaaaggacataatcattagttttgtttttaagatgaCCCCAATAAGGAAAAATAACTAAATGAAAAAAGGCTAGATAAAttcattcataaaaatatattattttggcaTAGTCATCAGCTTTTGGATAGAATCTGAATATCAGGTATATAAACAATAGACAAAAGTTAAGGAAGTGTAAATGTTTGAGAGACTAACCGTTTTGGTTTTGATGCTGCCGTCATATATTTGGACCTTAGATCCATTGTGTTGGatcagaagcttcaagaattcaACAATATCTTTGGGATTAGAAAATGCCTTCCTGCGCTTGTAGTTTTCATCTGCATAACCTGCAACGAATAGACATAACCTCTAATTAGCATTTGATCAGTTTCATAATTAATATACACAATAGGAAGCACTAAGCGCGTAACCTTTTTGCACTACGCTCGATTTCAGATGTTCCTTGAATTTATCAGCTGCTGAAGAAAGCCTATCGAGAAAATCTGCTAATTTATACTCCCTGAAACAACATTAATAGAGAATTTCAGTTATATAATTGTCGTGTTACattgagaaaaatattatataaaatctaTTTGTAGTTTGCAAGGGCAAATATCCTGctggaaaaaaaatgtcatttttatactttagtctcttcatatttttttattttatttttaatcttatttttaacaaatgatatatttttagttactcACTCGTTaagaattaaaaacttaattttataattttaaaaattaaaataaatcaaattttaagtacaaattaatttaattaaaatacattaacaatatagaattttatatattgcatctaatcattaattattataaaaattattttaaaatttatatataaaactatttctAATTCGttgaaatagtaaaaaaaaattacacaactgttataataaaattaaattcttttaaaaatatcatagaaaataaaaaaaatatttaaaacttgaATTGTACAATATATACAACAACTTAGCTGGTGAATGTTTTAAATTGATAAGTATGTAAAGTGTGTCTTTATATATACATTAAGTTACTTTACAGAAACAAATTTCAGGAAAATAAAGGATAAATATTAAGAAAGATAACATACGATAGAGCAACGAGGTTGGCAGTGGCAGCCACGAGGGAAGCAATCATCCAATACACAACAACAGGGACCTCTTGCTGGGCATCTGTCAAGGAAGGCACTTCCACTATGTCATAATCAAGACCAGACAGTCTTGACCACTCTTGAATGCCATGAAGCACTTCCATCACCAACTCCACCAAAGTAGTGCCAGGGTTCTTTCTAGCTTGAACTTGGTTCAGTTGTTTCAACGAGTTTGTGAGTTGGTTCTCTGGTGTTTCTACATCACTCAGGTGCAAAAGGTTCCCATACTCCAAAGCGAAAGCTGCTAGAGTTACTAGTGCTTTTGCCTCCCACGAGTAGCTTCTCAGGTGCTGAAGAATGCACATTGTTGTTTGGTGCACGTAGCGTTCACCATGAGGTGTGGTTATCATCTGTTAGCATATTATCACTTGTTTTAATTGGATTCAATTTTCATTATTCTTGAAGTACGTTGCAAACACAAGATATATCATAATATCTTAATACAAAAAGATGAGCCCTTTTTAAATGAAGCAAAATAAAGCGTGACTCATGCATGACACATTTCATATAATAACATGCAAATAAAGTAAGGAATAATAATGATTATGATTGTGCCATAAGATAACCTGACAAGAAATCAGCTTCATTGTACGAAATTCTGGCTGGAAAATGGTCTGAGAAGCTTTGCCTTCAGCTAACCTTGTCTGTGACTCAAGATAACCAGTTaaattgttatttgttaataattagatttatacgataaaattgaaaatgtacATGATATTAACTAAGTAGTATAAATTTAAACATTGaaagagaaattaataaattaaactagCTGGCAACATTTGTTATTTGTTGGAGTGGGAGAATGAATTAATGAAAGAAGgtgaataatattatatatacctTAAGTACAATACTGGACACAATGTCCAAAAGGACTTCTACATCGCACTTGTCTTCATCATGGAGGTGGGTCAGATAAACTTTCTCAAGGATCTCAGAGTCAGTGAGATCAAAGGGGTTCGGGAGCTGAGGTTTTTGCTGCTTGGAAGTGGCAGTTGAATCAGCTCCATTGGACAGTGACATGATGATGGTGGTGATAATTCGGCTTAAGGGTAGGTACAACTTCTTAGGTCTGTAAGCAAAGGATGCCTTGTGGGGTTGGTTCGTCTGATCCACGTATATATAGGGCTGAAAGAGGGAACAAGAGTTTACAATTGATATGATTACTTTGTAAGTAAATTAATAGTTTAGAAAAAGAGGAAATATACCAAGTAGCTTCTGCTGGGGCCTTTCCTGGCGTGAAATGTGCCACTCTAATGTGATTTTCTTAACATACCCCTTATGGGGTTCATGAGACATGCGCAATGACCAAGGATATCGTTGGCAATTTGTTGGAAAGCTCACCTAAACTTTAGACAAAGATGCCACTTCCcaaatagagaaaagaaaaatgttacggGTTCaaggaaagaacaagtattATATTGTACTACGTAA encodes the following:
- the LOC114369848 gene encoding protein SIEVE ELEMENT OCCLUSION B-like; its protein translation is MSLSNGADSTATSKQQKPQLPNPFDLTDSEILEKVYLTHLHDEDKCDVEVLLDIVSSIVLKTRLAEGKASQTIFQPEFRTMKLISCQMITTPHGERYVHQTTMCILQHLRSYSWEAKALVTLAAFALEYGNLLHLSDVETPENQLTNSLKQLNQVQARKNPGTTLVELVMEVLHGIQEWSRLSGLDYDIVEVPSLTDAQQEVPVVVYWMIASLVAATANLVALSEYKLADFLDRLSSAADKFKEHLKSSVVQKGYADENYKRRKAFSNPKDIVEFLKLLIQHNGSKVQIYDGSIKTKTDIEVFNQKYVLLFISSLDKIEDEISLLNTIHDRLQENPNEVVKNYKKGDFKILWIPIVDTWDDKQKHKFNILKNTIKWYAVEFFTELPGTDLIKEKFNYLGKPIAPVLTPLGDRMNEDAMDLIFQWGIDAFPFRKIDGIDLTLKWKWFWDATKKANLGIQQVTGDRYIFISGGADKKWIQDFAVAVEKTRGHAIILNTDTIIDHYQLGKDDPTDVRRFWIEIERKRLKKHKDAVDCEIQKVVKTLLCLKQDQQGWAILTKGSNVRILGHGEPMRQTLAEFDTWKDKVFQKEGFDVAFDEYYKTKLDELYARQQCAFVKNNADVLVTITCPNPTCGRVMEVTSVNYKCCHRDASNNGNI